From Eulemur rufifrons isolate Redbay unplaced genomic scaffold, OSU_ERuf_1 scaffold_123, whole genome shotgun sequence, a single genomic window includes:
- the LOC138379707 gene encoding AP-1 complex subunit sigma-2-like → MQFMLFFSRQGKLRLQKWYVLLSDKEKKKITRELVQTVLARKPKMRSFLEWRDLKIVYKRYASLYFCCAIEDQDNELITLEIIHRYVELLAKYFGSVCELDIIFNFEKAYFILDEFLLGREVQETSKKNVLKAIEQADLLQEPRQEYFNVPVY, encoded by the exons ATGCAGTTTATGTTGTTTTTTAGTCGTCAGGGAAAGCTTCGACTGCAGAAATGGTATGTCCTGCTatcagacaaagaaaagaaaaagattacaaGAGAACTTGTTCAAACCGTTTTAGCAAGGAAACCGAAAATGCGCAGCTTCCTGGAGTGGCGCGATCTGAAGATTGTTTACAAAAGATATGCTAGTCTGTATTTTTGCTGTGCTATTGAGGATCAGGACAATGAATTAATTACCCTGGAAATAATTCATCGTTATGTGGAATTACTTGCCAAGTATTTTGGCAGTGTGTGTGAACTTGATATCATCTTTAATTTTGAgaaggcttattttattttagatgagtTTCTTTTGGGAAGAGAAGTTCAGGAAACATCCAAGAAAAATGTCCTTAAAGCAATTGAGCAGGCCGACCTACTGCAGG agCCACGTCAGGAATATTTTAATGTCCCTGTGTACTAA